A single window of Helicobacter pylori NCTC 11637 = CCUG 17874 = ATCC 43504 = JCM 12093 DNA harbors:
- the dnaG gene encoding DNA primase: MILKSSIDRLLQTIDIVEVISSYVDLRKSGSNYMACCPFHEERSASFSVNQVKGFYHCFGCGASGDSIKFVMAFEKLSFVEALEKLAHRFNVALEHDKGVYYDHKEDYHLLEMVSSLYQEELFNAPFFLNYLQKRGLSLESIRAFKLGLCTNRIDYGIENKGLNKDKLIELGVLGKSDKKDKTYLRFLDRIMFPIYSPSAQVVGFGGRTLKEKAAKYINSPQSKLFDKSSLLYGYHLAKEHIYKQKQVIVTEGYLDVILLHQAGFKNAIATLGTALTPSHLPLLKKGDPEILLSYDGDKAGRNAAYKASLMLAKEQRKGGVILFENNLDPAEMIANGQIETLKDLLSRPMAFIEFVLRRMANSYLLDDPLEKDKALKEMLGFLKNFSLLLQSEYKPLIAALLQVPLHVLGVRERVSFQPFYPKTEKSNRPQKFAHVPNTMSLEFLEKLVIRYLLEDRSLLDLAVGYIHSGVFLHKKQEFDALCQEKLDDPKLVALLLDANLPLKKGGFEKELRLLILRYFERQLKEIPKSSLPFSEKMIFLKKARQAIMKLKQGELVAI, encoded by the coding sequence ATGATTCTTAAAAGTTCCATTGATCGCCTTTTGCAAACGATAGACATTGTAGAAGTCATTAGCTCCTATGTGGATTTGAGGAAGTCAGGCTCGAATTACATGGCTTGTTGCCCTTTTCATGAAGAAAGGAGCGCGAGTTTTAGCGTCAATCAAGTTAAAGGGTTTTACCATTGCTTTGGGTGTGGGGCGAGTGGGGATAGCATTAAATTTGTGATGGCGTTTGAAAAACTTTCGTTTGTGGAAGCGCTTGAGAAATTAGCCCACCGATTCAATGTGGCTTTAGAGCATGACAAAGGCGTTTATTACGATCATAAAGAAGATTACCACCTTTTAGAAATGGTGAGTTCGTTGTATCAAGAAGAGCTTTTTAACGCCCCGTTTTTTTTGAATTATTTGCAAAAAAGAGGGCTTAGCCTAGAGAGTATAAGAGCGTTTAAATTAGGTTTATGCACGAATAGAATTGATTACGGCATTGAAAATAAAGGCCTGAATAAGGATAAACTCATTGAATTAGGCGTGCTAGGCAAGAGCGATAAAAAGGATAAAACCTATTTGCGCTTTTTGGATCGCATCATGTTCCCTATTTATAGCCCTAGCGCTCAAGTGGTGGGTTTTGGAGGGCGCACCTTAAAAGAAAAAGCGGCCAAGTATATCAATTCGCCCCAAAGTAAGCTTTTTGATAAATCCAGTTTGCTCTATGGCTATCATTTGGCTAAAGAACACATCTATAAACAAAAGCAAGTCATTGTAACAGAGGGGTATTTGGATGTGATTTTATTGCACCAGGCGGGTTTTAAAAACGCCATAGCCACGCTTGGGACAGCTTTAACGCCATCGCATTTGCCCTTGCTTAAAAAAGGCGATCCCGAAATTCTTTTGAGCTATGATGGGGATAAGGCAGGGCGAAACGCAGCCTATAAAGCGAGCTTGATGTTGGCTAAAGAGCAAAGAAAGGGGGGGGTGATTTTGTTTGAAAACAACCTCGATCCTGCGGAGATGATCGCTAATGGCCAGATTGAAACCTTAAAAGACTTGTTATCGCGCCCCATGGCTTTTATTGAGTTTGTTTTAAGGCGCATGGCAAATTCCTATCTTTTAGACGATCCTTTAGAAAAAGATAAGGCCCTTAAAGAAATGTTAGGGTTTTTGAAAAACTTTTCCTTGCTTTTACAAAGCGAATACAAGCCCTTAATCGCTGCACTTTTGCAAGTGCCTTTGCATGTTTTAGGGGTTAGAGAGCGAGTCTCTTTTCAGCCTTTTTACCCCAAAACAGAAAAATCCAATCGCCCTCAAAAGTTTGCGCATGTTCCTAACACGATGAGTTTGGAATTTTTAGAAAAATTAGTGATCCGCTATCTTTTAGAAGACAGAAGCTTGTTGGATTTAGCAGTGGGTTATATCCATAGTGGGGTATTCTTGCATAAAAAACAAGAATTTGACGCCTTGTGTCAAGAAAAATTGGACGACCCTAAATTAGTTGCGTTATTATTAGATGCGAATTTACCCCTAAAAAAAGGGGGTTTTGAAAAGGAATTGCGTTTGTTGATCTTGCGCTATTTTGAGCGGCAACTCAAAGAAATCCCTAAAAGCTCGCTCCCTTTTAGCGAAAAAATGATCTTTTTAAAAAAGGCTCGCCAGGCCATTATGAAATTAAAACAAGGAGAATTAGTCGCCATATGA
- a CDS encoding MnmA/TRMU family protein, producing the protein MKPIKALALFSGGLDSLLSMKLLIDQGIEVTALHFNIGFGGNKDKREYFENATAQIGAKLLVCDIREQFFNDVLFKPKYGYGKYFNPCIDCHANMFRNAFYKMLELDADFVLSGEVLGQRPKSQRKEALNQVRKLVREVGEEARFDKVLDRTQAGGEKPQFLDELLLRPMSAKLLEPTFMEKKGFVDRDKLLDVSGRGRTRQLQMIKDYGLKYYEKPGGGCLLTDIQVSNKIKNLKEYREMVFEDSVIVKNGRYFVLPHNARLVVARNEEENHKLDIEHPLMDKIELLSCKGPLSLVDKNASQEDKELAGRIALGYAKTLKNQAYLIQIGDQKHELYPLDKESAREYLFA; encoded by the coding sequence ATGAAACCAATAAAAGCTTTAGCCCTATTTAGTGGGGGGTTGGATAGTTTGTTGTCTATGAAATTACTCATTGATCAAGGCATTGAAGTAACCGCTTTGCACTTTAATATAGGGTTTGGAGGGAATAAAGATAAAAGAGAGTATTTTGAAAACGCCACCGCGCAAATCGGGGCTAAGCTCTTAGTGTGCGATATTAGAGAGCAGTTTTTTAACGATGTGTTGTTCAAGCCCAAATACGGCTATGGGAAATATTTCAACCCTTGCATTGACTGCCATGCCAATATGTTTAGGAACGCTTTTTATAAAATGCTTGAATTGGATGCGGATTTTGTTTTGAGCGGGGAAGTGTTGGGGCAACGCCCTAAATCCCAAAGGAAAGAAGCGCTCAATCAGGTGAGGAAATTAGTCAGAGAAGTGGGCGAAGAGGCGCGTTTTGATAAAGTTTTAGACCGAACGCAAGCAGGCGGTGAAAAACCGCAATTTTTAGATGAATTGCTCTTAAGGCCCATGAGCGCTAAACTCTTAGAGCCTACTTTTATGGAAAAAAAGGGTTTTGTTGATAGAGACAAGCTTTTAGATGTGAGTGGTAGGGGGCGCACTAGGCAATTGCAAATGATCAAAGATTATGGCTTGAAATATTATGAAAAGCCAGGTGGGGGGTGCTTGCTCACAGACATTCAAGTGAGCAATAAGATTAAGAATTTGAAAGAATACAGAGAAATGGTGTTTGAAGACAGCGTGATTGTCAAAAACGGGCGTTATTTTGTCTTACCCCATAACGCTCGCTTGGTGGTGGCAAGGAATGAAGAAGAAAACCATAAATTAGACATTGAGCACCCCTTAATGGATAAGATTGAATTACTAAGCTGTAAAGGCCCTTTGAGTTTAGTGGATAAAAACGCCAGCCAAGAAGATAAAGAATTGGCCGGCCGTATCGCTTTAGGCTATGCTAAGACTTTAAAAAATCAAGCTTACCTCATTCAAATAGGGGATCAAAAGCACGAACTTTACCCTTTGGATAAAGAGAGCGCTAGAGAATATTTGTTCGCTTGA
- a CDS encoding TrbC/VirB2 family protein, with the protein MSAHFLKIVFLVGMCVSSLFAEGLEGFFNALEAQLKSPIAKGILMVIFIGIAIYVWRNLDRWKEILFTILGVVFGIFLFFKAPSLANWFMGIF; encoded by the coding sequence ATGTCCGCTCATTTTTTAAAAATCGTTTTTTTAGTAGGCATGTGCGTTTCAAGTTTGTTCGCTGAAGGTTTAGAGGGGTTTTTTAACGCTCTAGAAGCCCAGCTCAAAAGCCCCATCGCTAAGGGGATTTTAATGGTGATTTTCATAGGGATCGCTATTTATGTGTGGAGGAATTTAGACCGGTGGAAAGAGATTTTATTCACGATCCTTGGCGTGGTGTTTGGGATTTTTTTATTCTTTAAGGCCCCGAGTTTAGCGAATTGGTTTATGGGAATTTTTTAA
- a CDS encoding competence protein ComB, whose amino-acid sequence MIILSASVKNLREISVKEKFLWLNAKSYLISVFVPFILLPWIDLLSAFLLYLGFLAFFSVLEFFDEDIADIIVAKSKIKTKTKCYRA is encoded by the coding sequence ATGATTATCCTGTCAGCGAGCGTGAAGAATTTGCGTGAAATTTCGGTTAAAGAAAAATTTTTATGGCTGAACGCTAAATCTTATTTGATTTCTGTTTTTGTGCCTTTTATTTTGCTCCCTTGGATTGATTTATTGAGTGCTTTTTTATTGTATTTAGGGTTTTTAGCGTTCTTTAGCGTGCTGGAATTTTTTGATGAAGATATTGCAGATATTATTGTGGCTAAAAGCAAAATAAAGACTAAAACCAAATGTTATAGAGCGTAG
- a CDS encoding VirB4 family type IV secretion/conjugal transfer ATPase: MLEKLLSAIKQKVSNYFLGVLPKSYSMSEENNILGLYDEYFLLTKNENLVGILRLEGVSYTHLSTEQLQDLFTERQMALDSLEKVVARLVVKRRKIDHQQNIQTDSKYLQAILNQFENKEVYENQYFLVLESAHSLQGVLEHKKKSLMHANRENFKDILSYKAHFLQETLKSLEIQLKNYAPKLLSSKEVLNFYAEYINGFDLPLKPLVGGYLSDSYIASSITFEKDYFIQESFNQKTYNRLIGIKAYESERITSIAIGALLYQETPLDIIFSIEPMSVNKTLGFLKERAKFSMSNLVKNELLEYQELVKTKRLSMQKFALNILIKAPSLEDLDAQTSLVLGLLFKENLVGVIETFGLKGGYFSFFPERIHLNHRLRFLTSKALACLMVFERQNLGFKANSWGNSPLSVFKNLDYSPFLFNFHNQEVSHNNAKEIARVNGHTLIIGATGSGKSTLISFLMMSALKYQNMRLLAFDRMQGLYSFTKFFKGHYHDGKSFSINPFCLEPNLQNLEFLQSFFLSMFDLAPSRDKEALEDMNAIFSAIKSLYETLYPKAFSLLDFKETLKRTSSNQLGLSLEPYLNNPLFNALNDAFNSNAFLNVINLDTITQNPKDLGLLAYYLFYKILEESRKNDSGFLVFLDEFKSYVENDLLNTKINALITQARKANGVVVLALQDIYQLSGVKNAHSFLSNMGTLILYPQKNARELKHHFNVPLSETEISFLENTPLYARQVLVKNLGNGNSNMIDVSLESLGRYLKIFNSDSSHVNKVKALQKDYPTEWREKLLKS; the protein is encoded by the coding sequence ATGTTAGAAAAGCTTTTGAGCGCTATCAAACAAAAGGTTTCAAACTATTTTTTAGGGGTTTTGCCTAAAAGCTATTCTATGAGCGAAGAAAACAACATTTTAGGCTTGTATGATGAGTATTTTTTACTCACTAAAAACGAAAACTTAGTGGGCATCCTCCGTTTAGAGGGGGTGAGTTACACCCATTTAAGCACAGAGCAATTGCAAGATCTCTTCACCGAGCGCCAAATGGCGTTGGATTCTTTAGAAAAAGTCGTGGCGCGCCTTGTGGTTAAAAGGCGTAAAATTGATCACCAACAAAACATTCAAACTGACTCTAAATACTTGCAAGCGATTTTGAATCAATTTGAAAACAAAGAGGTGTATGAAAATCAGTATTTTTTAGTTTTAGAAAGCGCGCATTCTTTACAGGGCGTTTTAGAGCATAAGAAAAAATCCTTAATGCATGCCAATAGGGAAAATTTTAAGGACATTCTCTCTTATAAAGCGCATTTTTTGCAAGAAACTTTAAAAAGCTTAGAAATCCAGCTCAAAAACTATGCCCCCAAACTCTTAAGCTCCAAAGAGGTTTTGAATTTTTATGCGGAATACATTAACGGGTTTGATCTCCCCTTAAAGCCCCTAGTAGGGGGGTATTTGAGCGATAGTTATATCGCTAGTTCTATCACTTTTGAAAAAGATTATTTCATTCAAGAAAGCTTTAATCAAAAAACCTATAACCGCTTGATTGGCATTAAAGCTTATGAGAGCGAGCGCATCACTTCTATAGCGATCGGAGCGCTTTTATACCAAGAGACGCCACTAGATATTATCTTTTCTATAGAGCCTATGAGCGTCAATAAAACGCTGGGTTTTTTAAAAGAGAGGGCCAAGTTTAGCATGTCCAATCTCGTTAAAAACGAGCTGCTAGAATACCAAGAATTAGTCAAAACCAAACGCCTATCCATGCAAAAATTCGCCCTAAACATTCTTATCAAAGCCCCCAGTTTAGAGGATTTAGACGCTCAAACGAGCTTAGTTTTAGGGCTTTTATTTAAAGAAAATTTAGTGGGCGTTATAGAAACTTTTGGCTTGAAAGGGGGGTATTTTTCCTTTTTCCCTGAACGCATCCACTTAAACCACCGCTTGCGTTTTTTAACCTCTAAAGCCTTAGCGTGTTTAATGGTGTTTGAAAGGCAAAATTTAGGCTTTAAGGCTAATTCATGGGGGAATAGCCCTTTGAGCGTGTTTAAAAATTTGGATTATTCCCCTTTTTTATTCAATTTCCACAACCAAGAAGTGAGCCACAACAACGCTAAAGAAATCGCCAGAGTGAATGGGCATACTTTAATCATAGGGGCTACCGGGAGCGGTAAAAGCACGCTGATTAGCTTTTTAATGATGAGCGCTTTGAAATACCAAAACATGCGCCTTTTAGCCTTTGACAGGATGCAGGGGCTGTATTCTTTCACAAAATTTTTTAAAGGGCATTACCATGACGGCAAATCTTTTAGCATCAACCCCTTTTGTTTAGAACCTAATTTGCAGAATTTAGAATTTTTGCAATCCTTCTTTTTGAGCATGTTTGATCTTGCCCCTTCAAGGGATAAAGAAGCCTTGGAAGATATGAATGCGATTTTTAGCGCGATTAAGAGCCTTTATGAGACCTTATACCCTAAAGCTTTTAGTTTGCTAGACTTTAAAGAAACGCTTAAAAGAACTTCGTCTAACCAATTGGGCTTGAGTTTGGAGCCGTATTTGAATAACCCCCTTTTTAACGCTTTGAATGACGCGTTCAACTCCAACGCTTTTTTAAATGTGATAAACCTAGACACCATCACCCAAAACCCCAAAGACTTAGGGCTTTTAGCCTATTACTTGTTTTATAAAATCTTAGAAGAATCCAGGAAAAACGACAGCGGTTTTTTGGTTTTTTTAGACGAGTTTAAATCCTATGTGGAAAACGATTTGCTGAACACCAAAATTAACGCTTTAATCACGCAAGCCAGAAAAGCTAATGGCGTGGTGGTGTTGGCTTTGCAAGATATTTACCAATTAAGTGGGGTTAAAAACGCTCATAGTTTTTTGAGCAACATGGGGACTCTTATTTTGTATCCGCAAAAAAACGCTAGGGAGTTGAAGCACCATTTCAATGTGCCTTTGAGCGAAACTGAAATTTCTTTTTTAGAAAACACCCCCTTGTATGCCAGGCAGGTTTTAGTCAAAAATCTGGGTAATGGGAATTCTAACATGATTGATGTGAGTTTAGAAAGTTTAGGGCGTTATTTGAAAATCTTTAATTCAGACTCTAGCCATGTGAATAAAGTGAAAGCGTTACAAAAAGACTACCCTACAGAGTGGCGTGAGAAACTTTTGAAGAGCTAG
- the groES gene encoding co-chaperone GroES — protein sequence MKFQPLGERVLVERLEEENKTSSGIIIPDNAKEKPLMGVVKAVSHKISEGCKCVKEGDVIAFGKYKGAEIVLDGTEYMVLELEDILGIVGAGSCCHTGNHDHKHAKEHEACCHDHKKH from the coding sequence ATGAAGTTTCAACCATTAGGAGAAAGGGTCTTAGTAGAAAGACTTGAAGAAGAGAACAAAACCAGTTCAGGCATCATCATCCCTGATAACGCTAAAGAAAAGCCTTTAATGGGCGTAGTCAAAGCCGTTAGCCATAAAATCAGTGAGGGTTGCAAATGCGTTAAAGAAGGCGATGTGATCGCTTTTGGCAAATACAAAGGCGCAGAAATCGTTTTAGACGGCACCGAATACATGGTGCTAGAGCTAGAAGACATTCTAGGCATTGTGGGTGCGGGATCTTGCTGTCATACAGGTAATCATGATCATAAGCATGCTAAAGAGCATGAAGCTTGCTGTCATGATCACAAAAAACACTAA
- a CDS encoding COG3014 family protein: protein MDLEHFNTLYYEESPKQAYEYSKQFTKKKKNALLWDLQNGLSALYARDYQTSLGVLDQAEQRFDKTQSAFTRGAGYVGATMINDNVRAYGGNIYEGVLINYYKAIDYMLLNDSAKARVQFNRANERQRRAKEFYYEEVQKAIKEIDSSKKHNINMERSRVEVSEILNNTYSNLDKYEAYQGLLNPAVSYLSGLFYALNGDKNKGLGYLNEAYGISQSPFVAQDLVFFKNPNRSHFTWIIIEDGKEPQKSEFKIDVPIFMIDSVYNVSIALPKLEKGEAFYQNFTLKDGEKVTPFDTLASIDAVVASEFRKQLPYIITRAILSATFKVGMQAVANYYLGFVGGLVTSLYSGVSTFADTRNTSIFAHKIYLMRIKNKAFENYEVRADSIDAFSFSLKPCKRSLENPKVIDARELLSGFVTAPQIFCSNRHNILYIRSFKNGFVLSRLK, encoded by the coding sequence ATGGACTTAGAACATTTTAACACGCTCTATTATGAAGAAAGCCCTAAACAAGCTTATGAATATTCCAAACAATTCACTAAGAAAAAAAAGAACGCTCTTTTATGGGACTTGCAAAACGGCTTGAGCGCTTTATACGCCAGAGATTACCAGACTTCTTTAGGGGTATTAGATCAAGCCGAGCAACGCTTTGATAAAACCCAAAGCGCTTTCACAAGAGGGGCTGGTTATGTGGGCGCTACCATGATTAATGATAACGTGCGCGCTTATGGGGGGAATATTTATGAGGGCGTTTTAATCAATTATTACAAAGCGATAGACTACATGCTTTTAAACGATAGCGCGAAAGCTAGGGTGCAATTCAACCGCGCGAACGAACGCCAGCGCAGGGCTAAAGAATTTTATTATGAGGAAGTGCAAAAAGCCATTAAAGAGATCGATTCTAGCAAAAAGCACAATATCAATATGGAACGCTCTAGGGTGGAAGTGAGCGAGATTTTAAACAACACTTATTCTAATTTAGACAAATACGAAGCTTATCAGGGCTTGCTTAACCCGGCGGTTTCGTATCTTTCAGGGTTGTTTTACGCTTTAAATGGGGATAAAAATAAGGGGTTAGGCTATCTTAATGAAGCCTATGGGATCAGTCAAAGCCCTTTTGTAGCTCAAGACTTGGTTTTTTTTAAAAACCCTAATAGGAGCCATTTCACTTGGATCATCATTGAAGATGGTAAAGAGCCGCAAAAAAGCGAATTTAAAATTGATGTGCCTATTTTTATGATTGATTCGGTTTATAATGTGAGTATAGCCTTGCCCAAGCTAGAAAAAGGGGAAGCGTTTTATCAAAATTTCACCCTCAAAGATGGAGAAAAAGTAACGCCCTTTGACACTTTAGCCTCAATAGATGCGGTGGTCGCTAGCGAATTCAGGAAGCAATTGCCCTACATTATCACTAGGGCTATTTTATCGGCTACTTTTAAGGTGGGCATGCAAGCGGTGGCGAATTATTATTTAGGGTTTGTTGGGGGGTTAGTAACTTCGTTGTATTCGGGTGTGAGCACCTTTGCAGACACCAGAAACACAAGCATTTTTGCCCATAAAATCTACCTTATGCGTATCAAAAATAAAGCTTTTGAAAATTATGAAGTTCGAGCTGATTCTATTGACGCTTTTTCGTTTTCATTAAAGCCTTGTAAAAGATCGCTTGAAAACCCTAAAGTCATTGACGCTAGGGAATTGCTTTCTGGGTTTGTAACAGCCCCACAAATCTTTTGCTCTAACCGCCATAATATTTTATACATCCGCAGTTTTAAAAACGGGTTTGTTTTGAGTCGTTTAAAATGA
- the groL gene encoding chaperonin GroEL (60 kDa chaperone family; promotes refolding of misfolded polypeptides especially under stressful conditions; forms two stacked rings of heptamers to form a barrel-shaped 14mer; ends can be capped by GroES; misfolded proteins enter the barrel where they are refolded when GroES binds), which yields MAKEIKFSDSARNLLFEGVRQLHDAVKVTMGPRGRNVLIQKSYGAPSITKDGVSVAKEIELSCPVANMGAQLVKEVASKTADAAGDGTTTATVLAYSIFKEGLRNITAGANPIEVKRGMDKAAEAIINELKKASKKVGGKEEITQVATISANSDHNIGKLIADAMEKVGKDGVITVEEAKGIEDELDVVEGMQFDRGYLSPYFVTNAEKMTAQLDNAYILLTDKKISSMKDILPLLEKTMKEGKPLLIIAEDIEGEALTTLVVNKLRGVLNIAAVKAPGFGDRRKEMLKDIAILTGGQVISEELGLTLENAEVEFLGKAGRIVIDKDNTTIVDGKGHSDDVKDRVAQIKTQIASTTSDYDKEKLQERLAKLSGGVAVIKVGAASEVEMKEKKDRVDDALSATKAAVEEGIVIGGGAALIRAAQKVHLNLHDDEKVGYEIIMRAIKAPLAQIAINAGYDGGVVVNEVEKHEGHFGFNASNGKYVDMFKEGIIDPLKVERIALQNAVSVSSLLLTTEATVHEIKEEKAAPAMPDMGGMGGMGGMGGMM from the coding sequence ATGGCAAAAGAAATCAAATTTTCAGATAGTGCGAGAAACCTTTTATTTGAAGGCGTGAGACAACTCCATGACGCTGTTAAAGTAACCATGGGGCCAAGAGGCAGGAATGTGTTGATTCAAAAAAGCTATGGCGCTCCAAGCATCACCAAAGATGGCGTGAGCGTGGCTAAAGAGATTGAATTAAGTTGCCCGGTGGCTAACATGGGCGCTCAACTCGTTAAAGAAGTAGCGAGCAAAACCGCTGATGCCGCCGGCGATGGCACGACCACAGCGACCGTGCTGGCTTATAGCATTTTTAAAGAAGGTTTGAGGAATATCACGGCTGGGGCTAACCCTATTGAAGTGAAAAGAGGCATGGATAAAGCCGCTGAAGCGATCATTAATGAGCTTAAAAAAGCGAGCAAAAAAGTAGGCGGTAAAGAAGAAATCACCCAAGTGGCGACTATTTCTGCAAACTCCGATCACAATATCGGGAAACTCATCGCTGACGCTATGGAAAAAGTGGGCAAAGACGGCGTGATCACCGTTGAAGAGGCTAAGGGCATTGAAGATGAATTAGATGTCGTAGAGGGCATGCAATTTGATAGAGGCTACCTCTCCCCTTATTTTGTAACGAACGCTGAGAAAATGACCGCTCAATTGGATAACGCTTACATCCTTTTAACGGACAAAAAAATCTCTAGCATGAAAGACATCCTCCCGCTATTGGAAAAAACCATGAAAGAGGGCAAACCGCTTTTAATCATCGCTGAAGACATTGAGGGCGAAGCTTTAACGACTCTAGTGGTGAATAAATTAAGAGGCGTGTTGAATATCGCAGCGGTTAAAGCTCCAGGCTTTGGGGACAGAAGAAAAGAAATGCTCAAAGACATCGCTATTTTAACCGGCGGTCAAGTTATTAGCGAAGAATTGGGCTTGACTTTAGAAAACGCTGAAGTGGAGTTTTTAGGCAAAGCCGGAAGGATTGTGATTGACAAAGACAACACCACGATCGTAGATGGCAAAGGCCATAGCGATGATGTTAAAGACAGAGTTGCGCAAATCAAAACCCAAATTGCAAGCACGACAAGCGATTATGACAAAGAAAAATTGCAAGAAAGATTGGCTAAACTCTCTGGCGGTGTGGCTGTGATTAAAGTGGGCGCTGCGAGTGAAGTGGAAATGAAAGAGAAAAAAGACCGGGTGGATGACGCGTTGAGCGCGACTAAAGCGGCGGTTGAAGAAGGCATTGTGATTGGTGGCGGTGCGGCCCTCATTCGCGCGGCTCAAAAAGTGCATTTGAATTTACACGATGATGAAAAAGTGGGCTATGAAATCATCATGCGCGCCATTAAAGCCCCATTAGCTCAAATCGCTATCAATGCCGGTTATGATGGCGGTGTGGTCGTGAATGAAGTAGAAAAACACGAAGGGCATTTTGGTTTTAACGCTAGCAATGGCAAGTATGTGGATATGTTTAAAGAAGGCATTATTGACCCCCTAAAAGTAGAAAGGATCGCTTTACAAAATGCGGTTTCGGTTTCAAGCCTGCTTTTAACCACAGAAGCCACCGTGCATGAAATCAAAGAAGAAAAAGCGGCCCCAGCAATGCCTGATATGGGAGGCATGGGCGGAATGGGTGGCATGGGTGGCATGATGTAA
- a CDS encoding DUF5718 family protein: MQEFLGFGVVGNFAGHLEQAGESHSFINMKSEEKDAPKGLFPFYIPYENCYLGRCCIDNHKIILPSDPDLRVQAEPEIALECDVKYDEKHLVTKLVPNFFMAFNDASVRNLDAAKLSQKKNFSPASKGIGQKLPIDRFVYGGVCNNFSIASFLKYDNVWHIYGENSKLLKYEFFYQKLLDWIKDQLNHQQDGDSLEALRPFLERHNFPTKMIFAIGATPYMPFAQEHFLQKGDEVVIVAYNHLQYSFEKIQSLLEEDTLQTKEHTNLSYVYQIVE; the protein is encoded by the coding sequence ATGCAAGAGTTTTTAGGTTTTGGTGTGGTGGGGAATTTTGCAGGGCATTTGGAGCAAGCAGGAGAGAGTCATAGTTTTATTAACATGAAAAGCGAAGAAAAGGACGCCCCTAAGGGGTTGTTCCCTTTTTATATCCCGTATGAGAATTGCTATTTGGGGCGTTGTTGCATTGATAATCATAAGATTATTTTGCCTAGTGATCCAGATTTAAGGGTGCAAGCAGAGCCAGAAATCGCTTTAGAATGCGATGTTAAATACGATGAAAAACATTTGGTAACCAAGCTCGTGCCTAATTTTTTCATGGCGTTTAATGACGCTTCTGTGCGCAATTTAGACGCCGCAAAACTCTCCCAAAAAAAGAATTTTTCACCAGCTTCTAAAGGCATAGGGCAGAAATTGCCTATTGATAGGTTTGTTTATGGGGGGGTGTGCAACAATTTCTCTATCGCGTCTTTTTTGAAATACGATAATGTTTGGCACATTTACGGGGAAAACAGCAAATTGCTCAAATACGAGTTTTTTTATCAAAAGCTTTTAGATTGGATCAAAGACCAATTAAACCACCAACAAGATGGCGACTCTTTAGAGGCTCTAAGGCCTTTTTTAGAGCGCCATAATTTCCCCACTAAAATGATTTTTGCGATTGGGGCTACCCCTTATATGCCTTTTGCGCAAGAGCATTTTTTACAAAAAGGCGATGAGGTGGTGATTGTCGCTTACAACCACTTGCAATATAGTTTTGAAAAGATTCAAAGCCTCTTAGAAGAAGACACCCTACAAACCAAAGAACACACTAATCTTTCTTATGTCTATCAAATCGTAGAATAG